Genomic DNA from Excalfactoria chinensis isolate bCotChi1 chromosome 11, bCotChi1.hap2, whole genome shotgun sequence:
CAAAGGGAGGATGTATTTTTTCCATAGTTTGGCCCAGTAGGGCTGTTTCAGTTATCCAAGTAAGCTGACATGCATGCCCAACTTTTAATCTCGATGCTTTCAAGTGCTGAAGTTTATGAACACGGTACACAGCTGCAGTGTTGTCAATTAGAAGCTTTACCAGTTTCACTTCTGGCCTCAGAACCCCCCGTTTCAGTTTGGATTGGTAACTGCAGATGACATTGTATTTTGGGACAGACTGAAGCACGGTCTACTTATAACTGCTTACATCTGATTTGTGTCATATATACACAGTTCCCAACGTTGTAAATGCTAGTGATACCTTTGTAGGAACTGGACTCCACTGGACTTCTGTTGCATAgacatatttgtattttttgccATTGTAGTCATAGTTGACACGAGGCAGCTCTATCCCTAGGTATAATAAAACCCGAGACTTAggaacaaaaggagaaatacaATTCCAAGCATACATTTACATAGGCTAATTAATGCTACCCTGTGAAAAAATTTTGACAGCATTTAGAACAGATTTTATATGTTTGAACTTCTAAAGAGCGTTGATGATGGGTATTAACAGAGCACAACTAAGCCAAGGCAGTTTgttcaaaatggaaatgataAGTAtcacttcatttgttttataaacaCATTACATGTGAGCTCCTGGGATACAACTGGAGGTTAACATTCTATGTGACTTTCCCTTTAAGCACATCCATACCCTTTACAAATTCCTGTTATGACCCTTCATACAATTTAAATATCCACCCTCAGAGATAAAACTCATAAAATACAGCACATAACTGAAGCTGCCAATTTTATACCTCACAACAGGTAGAATTGCAAGCCACATTAATAGCTGTAAGATCAGGCTGGGGACCCTAGAGCAATATGAAACTGATACAACTGCAGACATTAGAAGATTTCATTCTTGAGAAATATGACAGCAACCCATTCCTCAGACTGCTGGGATGCTCACCTTTCTGTGGGATGCTGTTTGGGAAGGAGGACGTGCCTGACCTAGGAGATCTCCTGTAATCCTTTTAAAGAGCTGTGCAGGTCTCCATTAGGCACGCAGAGGTCTAACACTTGCAAAGTGAAGCTCTTTGTCTTTGACACAGTGGTATTTTGGACTTTCTAAATATAGATGTTTCTAGAGCCAGGGTACCACTATAAATAACAACAATTCACTTATTCCCTAACTTTACAGCTCAGCTTGCATATACTGCCTCTGAATCATTCCTGCGCAGACTCAGGGTCTTATATTAATGGATGGGCTCCAAGGAGTgaaataaggaagagaaagataTTGTCCATATTATGCAAAACATATTAATTAAATCTTTGGTCACTTTCAGCTTTATAAAGATCTGATGTACACAAACAGATGCTAGGCATTGTTAGAATACAACGAAATGTAAGAGAACGTATTTGAGAACTGTATAACAGATATTTCTTACCTTCACATAATATTTCAGGTTGGCAATAgatgctgccatctttttcttttacagcagtTGCAGAAGTTGGAAGTTTGACTAAATTAGAACCTAATTCTGCATCCTGAAAGAGAGGCATGCTGAAAATGTAACGTGTTTCTAACTTAGAACTTTCATCAGGCTTGATATTAACATTGACAAATTTGGGATTGGGCAGATATTCCAGGTTCACAAAGTTCCTCCATTTATCCTGTAACATCAGATTCTGAGCTTCTCCTTAGAAATCTCATTATACTCAGAGGGTTTGAATATATCATTGTGTAACCGCTTTGAATCACACTGAGCATTTAGAAAGGTTTAGAGAGAGATGGCTGTGTTCCAGAAGCACAATAAATACATGATACAGTCTGTGTATTTAATTAACAGAGATAGGCTTTGAAATATGAAATTCACACAAAGTTAAGGTGcattcttgtttttaatatacCATAGCTGAATGCTTAACATTGCAGCATAGGTAGGATAGTTGAGATCCAATGCATCCTTTGCCCTTACTGCATGAGTTTTTGAGATATGAAAAGCCAGCAAGATCCTGGGATgtagaaggaaaaagtattaTCCATTCCAAATGAATCAAGCAGGAACTTGCCCAAGTTGCTGGCCAGTATATAATCTTTACTGCAAACTATGATGTAAAACGATGTTTTAAATTATATTGAAAGATAAGATCATTCCTCTTGCTAGTAAATCTTGTACTTAACTGAAATCTTCTCATCTTAATAAAGCTATTGCAACAGTGGGGAGTGTGAATGTATTTCATATAGGTTTCCAGTAAAGTGGAAAAATCAGATTGTGCAAAACCTCAAGAATACCTTTCTAACCAACATCAAGTTGATATATCTGCTCATATTTTACAGCACCTTACAAATAATTGCACTGTTAAGGAAATGATGCATGCTCAGTATCCCTCCGTAAATCTCCATCAACGATGGCGTCAGAACCTCGACCCATCTAACAGTACATCCAACTGCTTGTTGCCATTTCTCACAACACATACgaaaaacaaaacccctgaACACTTTGAGaacatgttatttttaaagaagtaaacATTTGCACAAATGGGCTGGAAACTGCTCATCCACCCACTTTTCTCATGCGTGTATTTTACATTACTGATCAAGGAGCAGTTTAAAAAGCCCTTTTCTTCTTACCTTGTCATGCTGCAGAGGCACAACAAACCGCCTGCAGGTTGGGATGGAGGTAAGTCTGTTGTTCTCTTCAAAGTCtttgttcattctttttaaGTAAAACATGTCATACAAGCTATTGTCTCTGTAGGCAACGATATCAAAAACAACGTGGCCGTCCTCTTCATAAGCATTGATGTGGTGATAAAGCACCATAGCATCAGTGTAAAACTTGGTggatacttctttttttgtctttttgtcgATGAAGTGAAACCACGTCTGAAAGACAGCAAACATTACATAAAGCAGTTACATAGGAAATTGTTTTTCTACTGATAGCCATTACATCCTAAAGCACTGCCTGTTCCTACTGAAGCACATTATAGATTAAGGTTTTGCTACTAGGAGATGAGAAGTTCCAATCTTGAGACCAAAAAATGCAGTACAAAATGAGTGTGGAAGTGCTCCAAACTCACTTCTCTGTTGCAAATTGCTGTTCGGGCCAAGCTGAAGTTTTCCAGTAAACCTGGAAAATCCCTGGcctatttttaattgaaataactCTGCCCTAGTGAAAAGTCTCTGCTGTCTTCTCTGTTGGTGTCCTTTACTCCAGCACTGTCTCCATTCTGAGGGCcacaaaacatggaaataaGGTCCTCAggaaacagattatttttcccccttaattGCATCAACAGAAGGGAGTGTCCTTTTGTTGGATTGAGGCTTTTTCTACCAACCTGTCCCTAATTAATCTGATGAAATGGATCTAGAACAGATTTCATACACGCTATACAGCATTTTGTaaggagcaggagcagctgctgggatgctaagagcagctttattttctcttctggcaCACAACATTTTAATTGTGCTGAGCTGTCACTTCAGCATCAGTATTTATCTGTGAACTTTCTGGAGATGGGagataacatttaaaaaatacaacaataaTTTATAAAAAGTGCAATATGACAATAAGGGCTTTTAAAGAAAGGGAGGGTTATTACTGAAATTaatgaacttgatgaaaaacagagcagcaacagTAACAACAGGTTACTGGCCTGTCTGACTCCACTGCTCGGCATTAGATAGAATACCTTATCCTCCTTATGAAAGGACAGGCAGGAAGCCCAGTTCACACCTCGGATGTAGGCAGTTGCCAGTTTGACAATATCCAGTTTGAATGGCTGCTCTATGAACACAATATAACTCTCTGTGATTCCAAAGCTGTGGTAGTAGCTTGGTTGGAGCAGGGAGCGAGAAGGGATGGAGCACACTACCTCCAGGTGTTTAAAacaagatttcttcttttctttttctgaacagaaataaaagaaagtaaaatgacATTTATAAAATCTTGTGATTTCTCTCCTAAATGtcataagaaaagaaattgctgaCAAGTCTCTAAGAAATACTGATAAAAGCCATATCTTACCTGGTACAGaggaagggatcttaaagagAACATATTTTGTTCTCCCTTTATCAACAATGGAAGTACCCATGTTGAGAATATTTCCAGCACTGTCATAGTGTGGGTGAGAAGTTGCCAAGTTTACAGCTACGTATTTGCTGTAGTCTACCTGGAAGATGATACAGTAGGAGAATTTAGAGATGTGTAGGTACGTTAAAGTTGATCACAGCTTAATGCTACAAATCCACCAGCCCTTCTGCACTGGTAGCCTTCCACTGGGACCCCCCCAGAGGTCTTGAAAATTCATCATTTAAGTCACACGATTCATGCAGATACTCAAATCATTTCCTAATTCAAGGCTAAGCAAACTACAGAATCTGAATTCACCTCTCTGTTGCAGCCACACAACAAGTAGGAAGGTTGGCTAACATTACTCTGCAAATGCCCATTGCATTCTGAGAGCAGTTATTTAACAGGGCAATGAGTCTAACCATTTTCTGGAACAAAATGATTTCTATTCGATTTAAGGGAACCGTACTCAAACCATAATGTACAACAAGAAAAACTCAATATTCAATAAGTCCACACTTGCTTTTAACAATTAAGTAATAGCTTACGTAAAGCACTTGAAAAGTCATCATATAAATGGCCTACTAAACTGTCAATTATGTAAATCACTTGAGAACTACAGAAGCATTATAATGGAAACCATCCAAAATAATCACATCACAAGCACAATATGTGGTATTATGCCTGCAACCCCACGACGCTGTGTACAGTTGTGCAATTGCCCAAAGCCCCACTTTCCCTTAAACTGCTTGGGATTTTCTTTTGAACTCCTGAGTTCTTCCACGAAGAGATATCTTCACCATTTaacttcatttcaaaacagcCTACTCTGCTAGGCAGGAAATAGGAGAAAATACACATCTTTCCAGTTCTGTGTACTGCAGATTTAAGGGATTCATCTGAGTCAATCTGAAACTGTCTTCCTCAGCAGGCAGGAAACCAGAACGACAAACAGACATTTATACCTTCTCAAGTGTCTCCAGAGTCTGTGGATCAATTTTTCTGATGAAGTTAGTCTCACTTGTAGCATAATAATCATCCCCGGTTTTCATAATGTTGATCAGGCAGTTGTCCGTGAACTCGGGAATGGTGTGAGATAAGTATGAGAATGCCCTGTGGGGAGGGAAATGTCATGTTGGCTCATTAGAGGAGCAGAAGCTGTACCCGCGTGTACCCCATGCAAAGCAGAAGTGGCTCCatgcagagcaggctgtgctggctcTGTCCCTTCCCTGCCATGCCCCTCTGCTACTCCTTGGCAGGCAGGGTGTGAGGGGCAGGAGGACTTTACAGCCAGAGCCTGCATGAGGATGAAGGATGTGCATGGATGAAACGCTTTCTCTATGCCCATTCAGACAGCCAGGCTCAGTCCTGCtggcagctttttgtttttttctctcagttatTCCTTAGATAGTATCATTTTTATAAAATTATgggaaacatctgaaaaatgaaagcactcGCCTGTTCAAAACTACAACAAAACCTACTTGCACGAGTGAATTAAACAGACAGCACTACCAACAAAGTGGAATTGAAATGTTTGCCTTAGACTATGCCACAGAGCGTACAGCACTGGGTATCACTCCTGACCTTACCACTACGTGGCAATTGTaaatttacaaaacaaaattcataTTTGTATGCAAGTGTTAAGTGTAAACAGAAAGATATCCGTGCAGGAGAGAGAGGTAGATAGCAGCACCCTGTTGGGAAAAGCATTGCTTACTTGGCAAATATGTTTTTGCATGGATCCGGATAAGCCATGGTTCCAAACTCAGACACCACGATTCGGTTTGCTTCTATATTGCAGTTGTAAGTGTCACTTCGGAGGTACTTACTTCTGTAGTAAACTTCACCTGACAAAGGTTAAAGGGACTTCGGTCACATTTCATGCTAAGCTCTTTCAGAAAACTGGCACAGAGATAGAGAAAGAATCTGTTAAGCAGATGTCCTTTAGCAAAGAAAAGTTTGCAATGGATTGGGCTGTCCAAATCCCTGCTTTGGAAGGCTATCTCAGCTGCCTAGAGGAACCCAGAACTGTTCTTGTGGCTGCTGACATCAACAACAATTTCATTCCTCAGTTACCATCAAGTTTGGACAATAGTGGGGACTTCACTAGGGTGAAGAAAGAAGGGATTTGGATAAACTCTTCCAGTAAATGAAAGGAATCAGCATAAAGATGATTAATTATGCAGCAAAGTGTGGGTGGTGGTAAATCTCTAGTAATGGCAAAACTTACACTTTGCTGTTTATGACAGAGTAACACACAGCTTGAAGGAACCAACTTCTGCACTAACTGATCTAATGGACTGATATAGTTGAGCTAGCTGAGCTCTGTTTGCACCAGGGAAGTAGAGCAACCATCAATTTAAAAACCACTGCTCATTACTTTATATGTCATTTTGTTGCTGATGTAGACCTGGACAGGCCAGGAGACCCTGCAGCTGCACCAAATGCCTCCAGttacagaaatggaaactaAAAGGTGAGCTCTAGGAATGGAGAACGGCAAGGGTGGTTTCAGTTCCTTTACAGAACTGGACCTTTTTTGGGAAGAACAGGTGTTAAACATCCTGCCTCACGCTGAAAAGTACCTGAAGCAACAGAAAGTGCTTTCACTTCAGTGTTCATGAGAAACAGCCCTCGTGGTGTGTGTGGAAAGCAaatgctgccctgcagtgacctgctcagagctggctgaacgccatcccacagcacagacagcactgaACTTTGGCACTTCTGAAGGAAGGACAATATAATCTGCCTGGAGAGAtacctctgctgctgctatgGAGAGGGAGGTGTGAGTGTATGTTTGGAGACACCATAAAGCGTGTTATCACTTCACATGCTCTGTTCTGCAGACAATAGGCAGAAATTGGCCCTTGTTCACACTGTGTGGCTTTTACCCTCAGTTACCCCAGCTAAGGAACTGTGGTCATGAAGTTGGTCTTAAAACATGTAATTGTTCCAGAGAGAGGACTGCCCTACTGAACCACCACAACGGtttcttctccatctccttttATGTCAGAAGGGAAGGGCTGTAGCTGGAGGATGCAGTTATATCTGAGATCCTGGCATCAAGCAGCCTCTCTAGAGCCCAGTGGTGTGACTGGACACCTGACACACACAAACCAGAGCAGCACTAGAATCCAGCAATGCAGACTGTCCCCTCTGACGTGTGCGCAGCCCT
This window encodes:
- the BCO1 gene encoding beta,beta-carotene 15,15'-dioxygenase, with protein sequence METIFSRNKEEHPEPIKAEVQGQFPTWLQGVLLRNGPGMHTIGDTKYNHWFDGLALLHSFTFKNGEVYYRSKYLRSDTYNCNIEANRIVVSEFGTMAYPDPCKNIFAKAFSYLSHTIPEFTDNCLINIMKTGDDYYATSETNFIRKIDPQTLETLEKVDYSKYVAVNLATSHPHYDSAGNILNMGTSIVDKGRTKYVLFKIPSSVPEKEKKKSCFKHLEVVCSIPSRSLLQPSYYHSFGITESYIVFIEQPFKLDIVKLATAYIRGVNWASCLSFHKEDKTWFHFIDKKTKKEVSTKFYTDAMVLYHHINAYEEDGHVVFDIVAYRDNSLYDMFYLKRMNKDFEENNRLTSIPTCRRFVVPLQHDKDAELGSNLVKLPTSATAVKEKDGSIYCQPEILCEGIELPRVNYDYNGKKYKYVYATEVQWSPVPTKIAKLNVQTKEILHWGEEHCWPSEPIFVPSPDAREEDEGVVLTCVVVSEPNKAPFLLILDAKTFKELGRATVNVEMHLDLHGMFIQQKDLEAKME